Proteins from a single region of Macaca nemestrina isolate mMacNem1 chromosome 13, mMacNem.hap1, whole genome shotgun sequence:
- the LOC105493489 gene encoding aurora kinase A, translating into MDRSKENCISGPVKPAAPVGGPKRVLVTQQFPCQNPLPANSGQAQRVLCPSNSSQRVPLQAQKLVSSHKLVQNQKQKQLQATSVPHPVSRPPSHTPKSKQPLPSAPENNPEEELASKQKNEESKKRQWALEDFEIGRPLGKGKFGNVYLAREKQSKFILALKVLFKAQLEKAGVEHQLRREVEIQSHLRHPNILRLYGYFHDATRVYLILEYAPLGTVYRELQKLSKFDEQRTATYITELANALSYCHSKRVIHRDIKPENLLLGSAGELKIADFGWSVHAPSSRRTTLCGTLDYLPPEMIEGRMHDEKVDLWSLGVLCYEFLVGKPPFEANTYQETYKRISRVEFTFPDFVTEGARDLISRLLKHNPSQRPMLREVLEHPWITANSSKPSNCQNKESTSKQS; encoded by the coding sequence ATGGACCGATCTAAAGAAAACTGCATTTCAGGGCCTGTTAAGCCTGCAGCTCCAGTTGGAGGTCCAAAACGTGTTCTCGTGACTCAGCAATTTCCTTGTCAGAATCCATTACCTGCAAATAGTGGCCAGGCTCAGCGGGTCCTGTGTCCTTCAAATTCTTCCCAGCGTGTTCCTTTGCAAGCACAAAAGCTTGTTTCCAGTCACAAACTGGTTCAGAATCAGAAGCAGAAGCAATTGCAGGCAACCAGTGTACCTCATCCTGTCTCCAGGCCACCGAGTCATACCCCAAAGAGCAAGCAGCCCCTGCCGTCGGCACCTGAAAATAATCCTGAGGAGGAACTGgcatcaaaacagaaaaatgaagaatcAAAAAAGAGGCAGTGGGCTTTGGAAGACTTTGAAATTGGTCGCCCTCTGGGTAAAGGAAAGTTTGGTAATGTTTATttggcaagagaaaaacaaagcaagttTATTCTGGCTCTTAAAGTGTTATTTAAAGCTCAGCTGGAGAAAGCCGGAGTGGAGCATCAGCTCAGAAGAGAAGTGGAAATACAGTCCCACCTTCGGCATCCTAATATTCTCAGACTGTATGGTTATTTCCATGATGCTACCAGAGTCTACCTAATTCTGGAATATGCACCACTTGGAACAGTCTATAGAGAACTTCAGAAACTTTCAAAGTTTGATGAGCAGAGAACTGCTACGTATATAACAGAATTGGCAAATGCCTTGTCTTACTGTCATTCGAAGAGAGTTATTCATAGAGACATTAAGCCAGAGAACTTACTTCTTGGATCAGCTGGAGAGCTTAAAATTGCAGATTTTGGGTGGTCAGTACATGCTCCATCTTCCAGGAGGACCACTCTCTGTGGCACCCTGGACTACCTGCCCCCTGAAATGATTGAAGGTCGGATGCATGATGAGAAGGTGGATCTCTGGAGCCTTGGAGTTCTTTGCTATGAGTTTTTAGTTGGGAAGCCTCCTTTTGAGGCAAACACATACCAAGAGACCTATAAAAGAATATCCCGGGTTGAATTCACATTCCCTGATTTTGTAACAGAGGGAGCCAGGGACCTCATTTCAAGACTGTTGAAGCATAATCCCAGCCAGAGGCCAATGCTCAGAGAAGTACTTGAACACCCCTGGATCACAGCAAATTCATCAAAACCATCAAATTGCCAAAACAAAGAGTCAACTAGCAAACAGTCTTAG